GGTGCGGGTGCGCAGGGCGTCGGGGGTGTCGTCGGCGAGGATCTCGCCTTCCCGCATGAGGAGGAGGCGGTGGCAGCGTTCGGCCTCGTCCATCACGTGGGAGGAGACGAGGAGGGTGGCGGCCCGGTCGGCGGCGATGCGGTGGAAGAGTTCCCACAGGTCACGGCGGAGTACGGGGTCGAGGCCGACGGTCGGCTCGTCCAGGACGAGGAGTTCGGGGGTGCCGAGCAGGGCGACCGCGAGTGAGACGCGGTTGCGCTGGCCGCCGGAGAGCCGGCCCGCGAGGGCGTCGGCGTGCGACGCGAGGTCGACGTCGGCGATGGCGCGGTGGACCGTCTCCTCGCGGGCGTCGCGCCTGGAGCGGCCGGGGTCGAGGATCGCGGCGAAGTAGGCCAGATTCTGACGGACCGTCAAGTCGTCGTAGACGGAGGGCGCCTGGGTGACGTAGCCGATGCGGGCCCGGAGGGCGGGGTCGCCCGCCGGGCGGCCGAGGACCTCCAGGGTGCCGGTGACCTTGGCCTGGGTGCCGACGACGGCGCGCATCAGGGTCGACTTGCCGCAGCCGGAGGGGCCGAGGAGGCCGGTGATCCGGCCGGGCGGTACGGCGAAACCGAGATCACGCAGGACGGTGCGGTCGCCTCTCGTGACGTGCAGCCCGTGGGCGCGGACGGCGTCGCGCGGTTTATTCATCATGCGATGAATAATGCGCCCGCCCGCGCCGCACCGTCAAGAAGCCGGGGGTTCGGAGGGTGGGTTGGGGGCTGCCCGGAGCCGGGACAGGGGGGTTGGGACGGCGGGGGTGGGGACGGCTGGGGCAGAGGCGGTCGGTGGGACGTCGATGTCGGCGGCAAGCGCGGCCGACGGGGTGGGGCCGTCCGGAGCTGGGACAGTGAGAGCCGGGACGGTCGGCGCGGGAGTGGTCAGGGCAGGCGCGGCCGACCGGGTGAGGTCGTCCGGAGCCGGGACAGTGGGAACCGGACAGCGGGAACCGGGACGGTGAGAGCGGGGACGGTGGGACCTGGCGCGGTCAGGCGAAGCCCGGGATGTGCGAGATCAGGCCGGGCCGGCGGGACGCCTGCTTCAGGACCCCGACCGTGCCCCGGACGATGCCTTCCTTCACGTACGCCGCCGGGCGCCCGGTGAGGACGCGGTCGCGGGGCGAGTCGTCGGCCCGGACGAACTGGACGAGTCCGTCCCGGCGGCCCAGGCTCAGGCACTGGATGGAGTACGAGAAGTTCAGCGGCTTCGGCTCCTCGCCCCGCAGGTCGGCGACGATCGCGCCCGCCGCCTGGGAACCGGAGGGGAGCGCGGCGGCGCAGCCCATGCGGAGCGGACCGGCCGTGGCGGTGTGCCCGGCCGCCGAGTCGCCCACCGCGTACACCTCCGGGTGGGACACCGACCGCAGCGCCGCGTCGACCTCGACGCGGCCCCGGGCGTCGAGGGCGATCCCGGCGGCGCGCGCCACCTCGGAGTTGGGGGTCATCGAGGCGGCCCAGACGACCACGTCGGCGTCGATGTCGTCGGGGCCGGTGGCGCGGCGGCCCTCTTCGAGGCGTACGCCCCGGGTGGTGAGGGCGGCGCGGACATGGGCGCGACCCCGTTCCGAGAGGCCGGGCCCGACGACGCCCTCCGTAAGGAGGCCGACGCGCCAGTGGGGGTGGGTCTCGCCGAGTTCGGCGGCCAGTTCGATGCCGGTGAGGCCGCCTCCTACGACGGTCAGGGAGCCGGGGGTGTCCCGGAGGCGCTTGTGGAGTTCGGCGGCGGACTCGACCGTGTAGGCGCGTTCGTGGTCGCCGGTGGTGCGGGTGCGGCTGCCGAGGGCGTGGACCAGCCGGTCGTACGGAAGGGTCCTGCCGTCGTCCGTACGGACCTCGCGGGCCCCGGTGTCGATCGCCGTGGCGCGGGCGGCGACATGGGTGATGCCGGCCGGGCGGAGCCAGGGGGCGAGGGCGTGGGTCACGTCGGGGCGGCCGGACGCGCGTTCGTGGAGCCGTACACGTTCGGTGAACCGGTCGGCCGGGTCGACGAGGGTGACGTGGGCGTACGGGGCGAGGCGCAGCGCGCACATCAGCCCCGCGTAGCCCGCGCCGACCACGACGACCCGGCGCCGTCCTTCTGAAGAGGAGGAAGAGAAGGGGGAAGAGGAAGCGGAAGGGCCCTGGGTGGGTGTCATGTCAACGTGACGAGACGGCCCGCCCTTCTGTGACGGTGAGCGTGCTCACAACCCCTGGGTCGCGACTCCCGGGTCACCACTCCCGGATCGCGACTCCCCGGGGTCACAGCTCCCCGGGGTCGAGGTGGCGCAGTTTCTCCGGGTTGACGACGGCGCCGATCTCGGTGATCAGCCCGTCCTGGACGTGGAAGGCGAAGACGACGACCCGCCCGCGGAGCGGGTCGGTGAACAGCAGGCCGGGCGCGCCGTTGACCTCCCGTACGGCGACGCGCATGGTGCGGGGGTCGAAGTCGCGCATGAGGTGCCGTGAGAAGCGGGCGGCCTTTTCCGCGCCGACCACGGGCAGCCGGGCCGCGGTGACCTTGCCGCCGCCGTCGGTGCGCCACACCACCTCGGGGTCGAGGATCGCGAGCAGCCCGTCGAAGTCGCCGCCCGTCACGGCGGACAGGAACGCGTCGACGGCTCTCCGGTGTTCGCCCCGGTCGACGGCGCGGCGCGGCGCCTTGTCCCGGACGCGGCGGCGGGCGCGGGAGGCCAACTGCCTTACGGAGGCGGGCGTACGGCCCACCACGTCGGCGATCTCCTTGAAGGGCACGGCGAAGACGTCGTGCAGGATGAACGCGGTGCGTTCGGCCGGGGTCAGCCGTTCCAGCACGGTGAGCATCGCGAATCCGACGGACTCGTCCAGCGTGACCCGGTCCTCGGGCCCGCCCTCGGTGACCACCGGTTCGGGCAGCCAGGGCCCGACGTACGACTCGCGGCGGGCGCGCGCGGAGCCGAGCTGGTCGTAGCAGATGCGGCTGACGACGGTCGTCAGATACGGCCGGGGGTCGTCCGCCTCCCCGTCGGGGATGCGCTGCCAGCGCAGCCAGGTCTCCTGCACGGCGTCGTCGGCGTCGGCGACGGAGCCGGTGATGCGGTACGCGATGCCCCAGAGCCTCGTGCGCTCGTGTTCGAAGTCCGCCAGGTCTGCCATGGCCGGGTGCTCCTCTGCCGGGTCGGGTGCGTGGGTCACGCCCGCCGTGGACGCCCGGAGGCGTCAGCGCTCGGACGGCGGGTCTCCCACGGATGACGACGCGGGGGGACGAAGTGTGACGGTCAGTTCGACCGCGTACGCCTCCTCGACCATGCCGTCCGGGAAGACGGTGAGCAGTTCGGCGCGTTCCCGGGCGAGGCAGGCGGCGGTGGCCTCTTCGCCGATCAGGCGGAAGCGGGAGTGGCTGTCGAGGTTGGCGAGGTGGGTGGCGAGGGGCACGGTGCGCGTCCAGCGCAGGACGCGGCGTTCGCGCCGCTGGCCGTCGGGGAGGTTCTCGGCGCGGTGTCCGTCGGAGCTGTGGGCTCCGTGGCCGGAGAGCCCGAGCAGGCGTTCCTCCTGGGCGGCGATCCAGGGCACGGTGGTGTCGGCGATGTTCCACCACAGGGCGAGCGCGCCGCCGGGGCGCAGTACCCGCAGGGCCTCGGGGAGGGCGCGGGCGGGGTCGGTCCAGTGCCAGGACTGGGCGTATGTCACCAGGTCGGCGGACGCGTCCGCGAAGGGCAGGGCGTCGCCGAAGGCCCTGACCAGCGGGGTGCCGGGCTCGGTGGCGCGGAGTACGGCGGCCATGCCGGGGCCGGGTTCGACGGCGGTGACGTCGGCGCCGCGTGCCCGCAGCAGGCGGGTGGCGATGCCGGTCCCGGCGCCGATGTCGAGGACGCGGGCGCCCCGGAGGGGGCGGCCGGACAGGTGCTCGACGGTGTCGAGCAGTGCGGGTGGGTAGCCGGGCCTGGCGGAGTCGTACTGCCCGGCGACGGAGTCGAAGGAGAGCGCGCGATCGGTCATGGGCCCATGGTGGCGCGGGACGTCCGGAGATGTCCCGGGCGGGGTCGAACGGGTCGGCTCAGCGGCGCGGCGTACGGCGGGGACGGGCTCGGGGGCGCGGAGCACGGCGGGGCCGGGGACGGGCCGAGGTCGCGGGGTCCAGGGGGCGCGCGGCAGGAGGTGCCGGACGGCGGGACGTGCCCGGCGCGCGTTCAGCGCCTGGGGCGCCTGGTCCTGGACTTGTCGCGGGCGGCCGGGTTGCCGGTGCGGGTGGTGCGGCGGCGCTCGTACTGTCCGACGGCCGTCTCGTACTCCGTACGCCGCAGCCGCTCCCCCGGCGCCTCGGTGAGGGAGCGCACGAAATACGCGAGCAGTGAGCCGATGAAGCCGATGCCCTTGAGGCTGCGGAGTGCCTCCTCACGGGCGCGGTCGACGGGGCGCCGCGAGAAGCCCTCCCAGGTCTTGCGGAAGGCGATGGCGCTGCACACCGCGAACATCACGACGACGAGGCCGCCGACGAACGGACTGGCGTCGGCGATCGTCAGCCCCTGGTACGCGAAGCGCAGCAGGAGGCAGGCTCCCGCCGCGACGGCCAGTGATCCGACGGCGACGGCGGCCCGGCGCGCGGCGTAGCCGCCGTCGTGGGCGACCCAGGTCGTACCGAAGAAACGGAGGGGTTCGGGCCGGGGACCGCCGGGGCCGCCCGCGCTCTCCGCGTGGGTGGTCCCGGCGGCTTCGCCGCGCTCCTGCGGGCTCGCGCCCTTGGTCTCGCTCCTGCTTTCGCTCACGCCGCGATTATCCCTCGAACGTCCCCAGGCCGGCCGTCGGCCTCACCTCGCACGTCCGCCGGCCGTGCCTCCACCGTCCTTGGGCCTCACCTCGGCACCGGAACGGGACCCGGGGTCACGGCCCCGGGCGACGCGGGCTCGGGCGGGACGGCCTCAGGCGCGGCAGGTCGAGCGCGGCACGCTCAGGCGCAGCGCGGGGCGACGTATCCGTCGCTGCCCGTCCTGACGTACGCGTCGGCGACGAACTGTCCGTTGCCGATGTTGTCCCAGATGTTCGACGTGCCGTAGGGACCGGCGACCGACTGTCCGGCCTTCTGGCAGTAGACCGGCACCGTCGCGTCGTACGGCAATGTGCGTACGACCGAGTAGTGCGTACCCGGACCGGAGCGGACGTTGACGCGGTATCCGGGTGCGATCGGATAGCGGGCCACGGTCGCGTCGAGCGTCACCACGGCGGCGTCGGCACCCCCGATCTCGACATCCACCCCCGTCTGCGCCGACACCTCAATAGGCCCTTCAGGCTCTCTCGCCTCGGTAACCTCTCCTACCTCTTCAACAGACATCGCTGTCCTCCCCCTTGATGATCTTGTTGAACGTTCATCCTCTACGACTCGCAGGCTAGCAACACTCTTCGGCCATCGTCGCGGCATCGACTAGGCTCCGTGCGTCGCGCTCGTTCGAAGCGGCACGGGGGACTCACACATGGAATACGCCGGGAGTTACCGCCTTGAGGCATGCCTCGGCTCCGGTGGCATGGGCGTCGTGCATCTCGCCCGCTCCGCGTCCGGGCTGCGCCTCGCCGTGAAGGTGGTGCACCAGCAGTACGCGGCCGACCCGGAGTTCAGGGCGCGTTTCCGCCAAGAGGTCGCCGCCGCGCGCCGGGTCAGCGGCGCCTTCACCGCTCCCGTCGTGGACGCGGACCCGGACGCCGAACGGCCCTGGATGGCCACCTCGTACATCCCCGGTCCGACCCTCGCCGAGCAGGTGAAGACCAACGGCCCGCTGTCGCCCGCCGAGTTGCGCCGGCTGACGGCGGGCCTCGCCGAGGCGCTGCGGGACATCCACCGGGCCGGGGTCGTCCACCGGGACCTCAAGCCGGGCAACGTACTCCTCACGGACAACGGCCCCAAGGTCATCGACTTCGGCATCTCGCGGCCCGTCGACAGTGAACTGCGCACCGAGACGGGAAAGTTGATCGGGTCGCCGCCTTACATGGCGCCCGAGCAGTTCCAGCGCCCGCGTGAAGTGGGGCCCGCGGCCGACGTGTTCGCACTCGGCTCGCTGCTGGTCCACGCGGCGACGGGGCGCGGGCCGTTCGACTCGGACAGCCCCTACATCGTCGCCTACCAAGTGGTCCACGACGAGGCGGACTTGGTCGGGCTGCCCGACGATCTGGTGCCGCTGGTCGGGCGGTGTCTGGCCAAGGAACCGGAGAAGCGGCCCACGCCGGACGAGATCATGTCGGAGCTGCTCCCGCCGTCGTACGAGGCGGACGCCTTCATACCGTCCCAACGGCGTTCCCTGGAGCGCCCGTTGACGGTGACGGCGGACCCGGAGCGCACCCATGTGGGGG
Above is a window of Streptomyces sp. NBC_01498 DNA encoding:
- a CDS encoding class I SAM-dependent methyltransferase gives rise to the protein MTDRALSFDSVAGQYDSARPGYPPALLDTVEHLSGRPLRGARVLDIGAGTGIATRLLRARGADVTAVEPGPGMAAVLRATEPGTPLVRAFGDALPFADASADLVTYAQSWHWTDPARALPEALRVLRPGGALALWWNIADTTVPWIAAQEERLLGLSGHGAHSSDGHRAENLPDGQRRERRVLRWTRTVPLATHLANLDSHSRFRLIGEEATAACLARERAELLTVFPDGMVEEAYAVELTVTLRPPASSSVGDPPSER
- a CDS encoding NAD(P)/FAD-dependent oxidoreductase codes for the protein MVGAGYAGLMCALRLAPYAHVTLVDPADRFTERVRLHERASGRPDVTHALAPWLRPAGITHVAARATAIDTGAREVRTDDGRTLPYDRLVHALGSRTRTTGDHERAYTVESAAELHKRLRDTPGSLTVVGGGLTGIELAAELGETHPHWRVGLLTEGVVGPGLSERGRAHVRAALTTRGVRLEEGRRATGPDDIDADVVVWAASMTPNSEVARAAGIALDARGRVEVDAALRSVSHPEVYAVGDSAAGHTATAGPLRMGCAAALPSGSQAAGAIVADLRGEEPKPLNFSYSIQCLSLGRRDGLVQFVRADDSPRDRVLTGRPAAYVKEGIVRGTVGVLKQASRRPGLISHIPGFA
- the sigJ gene encoding RNA polymerase sigma factor SigJ; the encoded protein is MADLADFEHERTRLWGIAYRITGSVADADDAVQETWLRWQRIPDGEADDPRPYLTTVVSRICYDQLGSARARRESYVGPWLPEPVVTEGGPEDRVTLDESVGFAMLTVLERLTPAERTAFILHDVFAVPFKEIADVVGRTPASVRQLASRARRRVRDKAPRRAVDRGEHRRAVDAFLSAVTGGDFDGLLAILDPEVVWRTDGGGKVTAARLPVVGAEKAARFSRHLMRDFDPRTMRVAVREVNGAPGLLFTDPLRGRVVVFAFHVQDGLITEIGAVVNPEKLRHLDPGEL
- a CDS encoding ABC transporter ATP-binding protein, encoding MMNKPRDAVRAHGLHVTRGDRTVLRDLGFAVPPGRITGLLGPSGCGKSTLMRAVVGTQAKVTGTLEVLGRPAGDPALRARIGYVTQAPSVYDDLTVRQNLAYFAAILDPGRSRRDAREETVHRAIADVDLASHADALAGRLSGGQRNRVSLAVALLGTPELLVLDEPTVGLDPVLRRDLWELFHRIAADRAATLLVSSHVMDEAERCHRLLLMREGEILADDTPDALRTRTGSDTVEDAFLHLVDAANAQAEVRTPRQETSR